One segment of Streptomyces sp. YIM 121038 DNA contains the following:
- a CDS encoding MHYT domain-containing protein: protein MEGTVDGFSYGLVTPVVAYLMACLGGALGLRCTTRTLLVAHSWRPGWLALGSAAIGSGIWTMHFIAMMGFTVKETPITYDRLTTFASLAVAIVMVGVGIFIVGYRGAKGTALFTGGTITGLGIASMHYLGMAGMRLGGRLQYNTFTVAASVVIAVVAAIAALWAAGQVRGFLWSLGASLVMGLAVSGMHYTGMAAVSVHLHSTPSPSPGGSSAELLAPLMIGPLAFLLLAGVVMMVDPLMMLGKADLKAAARPRTPSYPVPRSGERQYGHVGRRSPARPGRRSRRRPGARAPQKW from the coding sequence ATGGAGGGCACCGTCGACGGCTTCAGCTACGGGCTCGTCACACCCGTGGTCGCGTACCTCATGGCCTGTCTCGGCGGGGCGCTCGGCCTGCGCTGCACCACGAGGACGCTGCTCGTCGCCCACTCCTGGCGGCCGGGCTGGCTCGCCCTGGGCTCCGCCGCGATCGGCTCCGGCATCTGGACCATGCACTTCATCGCCATGATGGGGTTCACCGTCAAGGAGACCCCCATCACCTACGACCGGCTGACGACGTTCGCCAGCCTCGCCGTCGCCATCGTCATGGTCGGCGTCGGGATCTTCATCGTCGGCTACCGGGGTGCCAAAGGGACAGCCCTGTTCACCGGGGGCACCATCACGGGCTTGGGCATCGCGTCGATGCACTACCTGGGAATGGCCGGGATGCGCCTTGGCGGCAGGCTCCAGTACAACACCTTCACCGTCGCCGCCTCCGTGGTGATCGCCGTGGTCGCGGCCATCGCCGCGCTGTGGGCCGCCGGACAGGTCAGGGGCTTCCTGTGGAGCCTCGGCGCCAGCCTGGTCATGGGCCTCGCCGTCAGCGGCATGCACTACACCGGCATGGCCGCCGTCAGCGTCCACCTGCACAGCACCCCGAGCCCGTCGCCCGGGGGCTCGTCGGCCGAGCTGCTCGCGCCCCTCATGATCGGCCCGCTGGCCTTCCTGCTGCTCGCGGGCGTGGTCATGATGGTCGACCCGCTGATGATGCTGGGCAAGGCCGACCTGAAGGCCGCCGCACGGCCGCGCACCCCCTCCTACCCCGTGCCGCGCTCGGGCGAGAGGCAGTACGGGCACGTCGGCCGCAGGTCACCGGCGCGGCCGGGCCGCAGGAGCCGCCGCAGGCCGGGCGCGCGCGCCCCGCAGAAGTGGTGA